In one window of Drosophila innubila isolate TH190305 chromosome 2L unlocalized genomic scaffold, UK_Dinn_1.0 4_B_2L, whole genome shotgun sequence DNA:
- the LOC117781402 gene encoding zwei Ig domain protein zig-8, protein MDETTYPPPVFDFGMPRNITARTGHTAAINCRVENLRDKSVSWIRKRDLHILTAGILTYTSDERFKVVRTADSKDWTLHVKYAQPRDSGIYECQVNTEPKISMAFRLNVIVTPPDAKAIIAGPSDLYVKQGSVITLTCHVKQPANAAQDIGPIYWYRGPYILTPFVAHPNDAAIDLQRISMESTLAEKLQSRLRIANAQLLDTGNYTCMPTTAEAASVVVNVINDESPAAMQKSGGNGSCLRSRLNFSLVLALAASAVVRWMRWLLGPANLSLVHINCDVRQSISGSLGRQQQQLQQQQQQQQQRQPMTS, encoded by the exons ATGGATGAGACAACTTATCCGCCGCCAGTATTTGACTTTGGCATGCCCAGGAATATAACAGCACGGACTGGACACACGGCAGCCATCAATTGTCGAGTTGAGAATTTGCGCGATAAATCG GTATCTTGGATAAGGAAACGCGATTTGCACATTTTGACTGCAGGCATTTTGACCTACACATCTGATGAGCGCTTCAag GTCGTACGCACCGCCGACTCCAAGGATTGGACGTTGCATGTGAAATATGCCCAGCCACGTGACAGCGGCATCTACGAGTGCCAAGTGAATACGGAgccaaaaatttcaatggcattccgcttgaatGTCATAG TGACGCCGCCAGATGCCAAAGCGATTATAGCCGGTCCATCGGATTTGTACGTCAAACAGGGCAGCGTCATAACACTCACATGCCATGTGAAACAGCCGGCAAATGCTGCCCAGGATATTGGACCCATTTACTGGTATCGCGGCCCCTACATCTTAACCCCTTTTGTGGCCCATCCGAATGATGCAGCCATTGATTTGCAACGCATTTCCATGGAATCAACCCTGGCCGAGAAGTTGCAAAGCAG ATTACGGATTGCTAATGCACAGCTCTTGGACACGGGCAACTATACGTGCATGCCAACAACTGCAGAAGCGGCCAGCGTTGTGGTCAATGTCATTAATG ACGAGAGTCCGGCGGCCATGCAGAAGAGCGGCGGCAATGGCAGTTGCCTGAGGAGCAGACTTAACTTTAGCCTTGTCCTTGCATTGGCTGCCAGCGCTGTGGTGCGATGGATGCGTTGGCTTTTAGGTCCTGCCAACTTATCCTTAGTGCATATCAATTGTGATGTCAGGCAATCAATAAGCGGCTCACTTggacggcaacagcagcagctgcaacaacaacagcaacagcaacagcaacgacagccAATGACGTCatga